The segment TGAACGGCTACGTTATTTCCGATAAGGGGAACGCCCATGGCCAATTCAAACTCCCCTAGGTTGGAGGCGAACTGATTAGCTTGATCTAAGCCCACAACTTGGGCTGATATCAACATAGAGGCCTCAGCACTCACTGGGTTGGTTTTACCTGGCATTATGCTACTACCGGCTATCTCCTCCTGGGTTGGGAGATCTATCTCTCCAATTGCTGTGAACGGTCCAGAGAACATAAGTCTGAAATCTTGAGAGACCCTGTATAACTCCACTGCAATAGTTCTCATGACCCCGCTCAGAGTAAGCAAATCGGTGAGGAATCTCATGGCCCTGAAGGGATAAGCTAGTGTGAAGTTGTCTCCAGTGACCTCATTTATAACGCGTATTACGTTCTCTCTGAACATGGGATGAGAGTTCATTCCAGTTCCTACAGCAGTACCACCAATCGGTAACTCTCTAACGTAGCTAAGAACTGAATTGAGCAAGTAGATGTCGTGCTCAAACGCATCAGCGTATGCGAGCATCTCTTGTCCAAAAGTCACAGGTGTAGCGTCCCTAAGGTGAGTTCTGCCGGCCTTTATAACATGGTTGTATTTCTCTCCTATTTCCCTAAACGCTTGAACGATCTCTGTCAAGGCTGGGATCAGCCTATCCTTTACTTGCTTTACGGCTGCTATTCTTATTGCAGTTGAAACCGTGTCGTTAGATGACTGACCTAAGTTAACGTGATCGTTAGGATGAACTTTAACTCCTGAAATTTGCGAAGCCCTCTCAGCTATAACCTCGTTAACGTTCATGTTTAGACCAGTTCCTGAGCCAGTTTGGAAGACGTCAAGGATTATCTTATCGTCGTTCCTCCCTTCCATGAGCTCCACAGACGCTTCCTCAATTGCCTTTCCAATCTTTTGGTCCAAAAGTCCTAGAGAAACGTTAGTTCTTGCACAAGAGTATTTTATAACTCCCATTGCAAAAATTAGCGATCTATGAAATTTTGTTCCCGTATTCATAAAAAGTTTAGGTGCAGTTTCAGTGTATTTCATGAAATAAGAGGAGAAATCTAAAATATAGGCTTTCCTGAGCGTATTAAGATGGATTTAATTGAAATACTCTTATTAGACCAGTGTGTTCCAATGATCTAAGATAGTTTTTAGCTTCCAGACCACTTTAGGGACTTCGGTGCTATTGAAGTGTTCCCAGCCATCGAGCTCTGATTCTTCGGAAGTATACACTTTACTCCACTTAACTCCCTGTATGTAGTACGCGTAAATTGGTCTAACCTTGTTAACTAGTTCAATAAACGAACTTATATCATCCACCTTTACCATATAGCTACCCTTGTCACTCTCTTCCACTAAGGGTACACCTTCGTATGAGTCCATGCCGTCAATTTTACCCTCAGTTAGGGAGACGTGAATCGTAAACCCGTTGTCGTACTCTATCAAGAAGGCAAGAGGATTAAGGTTAATCACTTTGTTATAAACCTGAATCAAGTCCTTTTCCTCTAATTTGGTTGTAAAGGTTTCAACTCTGCTAGGTCTTGGATAAAGCCTCATTGAAGCCTCAGTGAAACCGCCCAACAATCCTTTAGATCCTATCAGACCCTTCCATTTTAATACTCCTGAATTAGTTACTATCCTAGTCCATTGTGTGAAGGAGTATGGAGTACCGTAGGCTGTTGAAATAGGATAAGCTTCATTAGTGGCAAGTAAACCTCCCACAGTTCCATCATAAAGCGAAGGAAAGAGTAAGTCCATGCTCATAGCTTCCTCCCTTATTTTGGATATTGGGCAACCGGCCTGTGCGATTACCTCAGAGTCCCTAATAGTGAAGTCAGACATTCTAGCAGTAGAAATTATTAGGTCAGCCACTTTTTTAGAGTGGTTACCAGTCCCTATTATTGCGACCTTCTTTCCGTTTTTACTTGCAATCCTTAAGGTCTCAAGCATTTCACGTTCGTCAATAACCTTGCCAATCTCCATGTTATTACGTTTGTCATAGAATCCTTTATAAGGATCAAGCCCCTTTCAGAAATTTTGTAAAAAAGAATCGTTATCTATGCAAAAGTTTAGTTTGCGATCTCGGTTCAGTTCTAGAACATTGAATCAAGAAATTGTTACCATGCTTAGAATTCTATAACAAAAATTTTAATAGAACTTTTTCACCAAAAAATTATATATCGCCTGCTGTCTCCGTTGAGAGTATATAGAAAATATTATAAACCTCAAGTAAGTAATGGATATGGATAAAAAATGGCAGTAGAGGATATAGTTAAAGTGAGCAGAAATTATCAAGTTACAATACCTGCTAGGATAAGGCAGAAATTTCAAATAAAGGAAGGAGACCTAGTCAGGGTAGTGTTTGACGAGAACGATAATTCCGTTAAGATAATGCCGATGAAACAATAAATTAAATTTTTCTTGAGTTCTTTTTCTTTATTTTAATTTATAAAAATTTATTAAATACATAATTTAATATGTTACCATGTTTAATATACTCTACTTCTCTACCTATATCAATTCTAGCCAATCCTTTGATAGTTCTAGTTTTCTCTCCAGTTATCGTTATGGTAACTGTTGTACGAGGTTTAATCTCATCTAACTCAATGCTAACTAATTCGTTTCCATTAAGGTCTATATCCTTCCAGTTTGCTTCTATTGGGATCACTCCCATAGCCACTAAGTTGCTTCTATGGATTCTCTCAAAGCTTTCGGCTATCACTGCGCGGACACCTAGCAGGTACGTGACCTTAGCTGCCCAATCTCTAGAGCTACCGGATCCGTACTGCTTTCCTGCAAATATAACTACTGGTACACCTTCATTTTTGTACCTCATCGCCACATTATATATCGTATCAACAGTTTTATCCGGATAGTGTACCGTGTATCCTCCCTCTCGATCTATCATAAGGTTCTTAACCTTGGGATTTGCGAAACCTCCCCTTAACATAATCTCATGATTGCCTCTTCTAGCCCCATAAGTGTTGAACTCCTTTACACCCTTACTCTCAAGGTATCTGCCTGCGTCAGAGTCTTTGGCTATAGGCCCCGCTGGAGAGATGTGATCAGTGGTCACCTTATCCCCTAAAACTAGTAGAATCCTTGCGTTCCTTATCGGTTTAAATTCATAAACTTCTCTGAACCAGGGAGGTTCAACTATATACGTCGACTTCTCATCCCATGAGTAGGTTAAACCTCCTTCTATCTTGAGGCTCTCCCAATTGCCATCCCCAGTAAATATCTTATCCTTCTTCTCCTTGTAATATTCAGGGTTTAAAGCTAAGTTCATATACGTGGAGATCTCTTTCGTCGTGGGCCAGACGTCTCTCAAATAGACCGGATTACCGTTAGGATCCAGTGCTAGAGGTTCTCTCTCAAAATCAATGTTAATCCGACCTGCTAGCGCATATGCTACAACTAATATTGGAGAGGCTAGATAAGTACCTTTCAATAAAGGATTAATTCTCCCTTCGAAGTTCCTGTTTCCACTTATCACCGCATATCCCTCTATACCTTGTTTTAGATCGTTCTCTATTTCATTTGGTAACGGTCCCGCGTTTCCTATACACGTAGTGCATCCGAAACCTACTACGTGGAACCCAAGAGCCTCAAGGTAGGGAGTCAACCCTGCTTCATTTAGGTATTTTACCACAATTGGCGATCCAGGCGCCATGCTGGTCTTCACGTAGTTCATAGATCTAAGTCCTCTCGCCACCGCCTTCCTTGCTAGAATGCCAGCTCCTAACATCACAGTAGGATTAGAGGTGTTAGTACAACTCGTAATTGAGGCTATTACAACGCTTCCGTCGCTTACTCTTTTCCCTTTCCTGTTGCCTACTTTGATCTCAGGCATCTTTTTTAAGGGGACTAGTTCGTCTGGATTCCTGGGACCGGCTAAAGAAGGCTCTACGTCACTCAAGTTAATTTCTATAACATCGCTATATTTTGGTTCGACTGAATAAAATAATCCCTGAGCCTTAGTATATTCTTCAACGATCTTTTCATCCCTGCCTGTTCCCTTGAGGTAAGATAAAGTGTTCTCATCTATTGGGAAGTAACCCACGGTTGCCCCATATTCAGGGGACATATTTCCTATTGTGGCTCTATCTGGAACCGAAAGATTAGACAAGGCGGGCCCGAAAAACTCAACGAACTTCCCGACCACGCCCTTTCTCCTCAATTTCTCAGTAATGTAAAGGACGACATCAGTTGGCGTTACGCCCTCTCTAACCTCACCGATCAGTTTAACTCCTATGACTTCTGGAACGGACATAAAATAAGGTTCACCTAACATAACTGCCTCGGCCTCTAGTCCGCCAACTCCCCAAGCTAGAACACCTATTCCGTCAGCCATAGTTGTATGGGAGTCAGTCCCTATAACTATCTCGGGAAACGCTGTAATTTTCCCTTCGTGTTCTCTTACATCGATCACTTTGCTTAGAAATTCTAAGTTAACTTGGTGTATTATCCCGTTTCCTGGAGGGACTATCCTTAGGTTTGAGAACTCTCCTTGAGCCCACTTAAGGAATTGGTACCTTTCTTTATTTCTTTCGAACTCTAGTCTCATGTTCATCTGCAACGAATATTCTGTTCCAAAGTAATCCACTTGAACCGAATGATCTATTATCAAATCTGAGGGAATTTTAGGGTTGACTCTAGAAGGGTCCTTTCCTCTTCTCTCGAGCTCGGATCTCATAGCTGCCAAGTCCACGAGTAGTGGAACTCCTGTGTAGTCCTGCATTATAACTCTAGTTGGGATAAACGCGAAATCCTTGCCTGTTTTCCATCCGGCAATAGTTTCGAGATCCTCTTCAGTTATCCTTTCTCCATCTATGTTCCTTAGAACATTTTCAATTAAGATCTTTATAGAATAAGGATATTTTTCTATTTCAAATCCTATTTCCTGGAGTTGAGAAAGAGGATAGTAGTAAACCTCTCCTAGCCTGGATTTTTCAACTTTCATACGCATTCATTAATACACAGACAATAAGAGGTTTTCTTAGAAACAAAAAGCAATAGTGGTTAAAGCACCTCTTTACCCTGCATCCAAGCTCTACTTTTAATCCTCTCCAACACTTTAGGGATGTTTATCTTCATTGGACAAACTTCTTTGCACCCTCCTGAGTGAGTACATAGGAGTGAATGATTTGCGTTTCCGTACACGATATAAGACCACATGGCTCCCATAGGACCGGAGTACGGTGGGGTACCCCATTTTCCATCTAAAACCCTGTACACAGGGCAGTGGAGGTGACATCTTCCACATCTTATGCAAAGCAGAGCCTCACTGAGCTCTGAGTCCTTTGACGCCTTTACCCTACCGTTATCTAAGAGGATCAAGTGAAACTCCTTGGGACCGTGAGCGGGACTAACTCTCTTCATCTCTATATCGCCGGTAGAGCTGGGTCCAGAAGTTAGGTTAACGTATGTAGGAGGGTAGAGTCCGGCATATGCGGCCTGAACCAATGCTTCCATCATAGCATAGGGGAGAGTAGGAACTATCTTCTCGAACCCGGCTATAGCGATATGTACTGATGGGGAAACGGTCGTAAACCTTATGTTACCTTCATTTTCAACCAGGATAACTGAACCTGTATCAGCGGATATAGCGTTAGCTCCAGTAATTCCAACTTCCGCATTTATGAACTTATCCCTAAGGAACTCTCTGACTCTAGCCACTATTTGCTCGTGAGTGGCGTCCTCAGACAATCCTCCTAGGGCCTCCCTAACTAACTCCTCAGCTCTCTCTTTTGACATGTGGACCGCCGGAGCTATAATGTGTGAAGGAGGTTCATTTGCTAACTGTATAAGGAACTCCCCCAGGTCGGTCTCCCAAACGTCCTTGCCTAACCTTTTCAGGTGCTCTCTTAAGCCTATTTCATAAGCGACCATTGACTTTCCCATTATGATTCTCTTTCTCTCTCCTATGATCTTAGTAACAACCTCTCTAGCCTCATGACTATCGCTCACTACATGAGGGATTCCTCCAATCCTCTTTACAGATTCAACGGTCTCCTCAACGTATTTCTCAAGGTTGTTTATTACATCTAGCTTAGCCTTTCTTAGTTCTAAAGCTAGGTCTTTGATGTATGGGTGTCTCTCCAGGACGTTATATACTCTCGGTACGTTGTTCCTTATCGTCCTGTTTATAGCTATTTCCCACGTCATAGTATAACCTCAGCCAAATCCTTAATTTCTCCCTTAAAGTAAGGGGAAAGGGTAACGTAGCAGATAGGGCATAGTACCAATAACTTACTTGAAAGTGAGTTGAGATCGCTTGCTCTCCTCTTAGCTATCTCTTCGCTTAAGTCCCTATTTACTCCCGCTATGGGTCCTCCACAGCAACTTGAGGTCTCCTTTCCTGTTATAAGTAAGTCCTCCTTTAATTTGATCCCGGAATCACTAATTATTGACCTGTACCTCTCTCTCAAGTTCAAGAACCTAGAGTAGAGACATGAGTCGTGAATCGTGTACTCATCCTCTACTTTTTTATTAGAGCTGACAACCTCCAAGTAATTCATAACATCAACGTCAAAACTTATGAATTCCTTGTATCTAGTTAGCGCGTTGTGCGTATGTGGATCTACAGTGATTACCCTTTTTACTCCATACTCCTTCAACTTATTATATACAGCTTTCGCGTGGTTCGCAAACTCCTCTAACAACCCTAGTTCTAGGAGTATAGCGCCGCTGTACGGCTCATCTTCGTATAGGTACCCCAAATCAATTCCTTTTCTCTTCAGCGCCGAAACTATGTTATTGAGTATATTATATGCCCTTTCTAGCTCAGTCTTGGAAGGTTTAATTAGTTTGGCTAAAGGTGATAAGCCCTTTAGTGATCCTGCAACAGATGAAAACTTAGTTAATCTG is part of the Metallosphaera cuprina Ar-4 genome and harbors:
- a CDS encoding class II fumarate hydratase, whose amino-acid sequence is MKYTETAPKLFMNTGTKFHRSLIFAMGVIKYSCARTNVSLGLLDQKIGKAIEEASVELMEGRNDDKIILDVFQTGSGTGLNMNVNEVIAERASQISGVKVHPNDHVNLGQSSNDTVSTAIRIAAVKQVKDRLIPALTEIVQAFREIGEKYNHVIKAGRTHLRDATPVTFGQEMLAYADAFEHDIYLLNSVLSYVRELPIGGTAVGTGMNSHPMFRENVIRVINEVTGDNFTLAYPFRAMRFLTDLLTLSGVMRTIAVELYRVSQDFRLMFSGPFTAIGEIDLPTQEEIAGSSIMPGKTNPVSAEASMLISAQVVGLDQANQFASNLGEFELAMGVPLIGNNVAVQCDLLSEGLSKFARLVVKGVVPNEERMRIYAESSPALITAISPIVGYDKASKIGKMLAKGMSIREALKELGFNDSSIDQILDLNKLTKPGIQK
- a CDS encoding FAD-binding oxidoreductase, with translation MEIGKVIDEREMLETLRIASKNGKKVAIIGTGNHSKKVADLIISTARMSDFTIRDSEVIAQAGCPISKIREEAMSMDLLFPSLYDGTVGGLLATNEAYPISTAYGTPYSFTQWTRIVTNSGVLKWKGLIGSKGLLGGFTEASMRLYPRPSRVETFTTKLEEKDLIQVYNKVINLNPLAFLIEYDNGFTIHVSLTEGKIDGMDSYEGVPLVEESDKGSYMVKVDDISSFIELVNKVRPIYAYYIQGVKWSKVYTSEESELDGWEHFNSTEVPKVVWKLKTILDHWNTLV
- a CDS encoding AbrB/MazE/SpoVT family DNA-binding domain-containing protein — translated: MAVEDIVKVSRNYQVTIPARIRQKFQIKEGDLVRVVFDENDNSVKIMPMKQ
- the acnA gene encoding aconitate hydratase AcnA, coding for MKVEKSRLGEVYYYPLSQLQEIGFEIEKYPYSIKILIENVLRNIDGERITEEDLETIAGWKTGKDFAFIPTRVIMQDYTGVPLLVDLAAMRSELERRGKDPSRVNPKIPSDLIIDHSVQVDYFGTEYSLQMNMRLEFERNKERYQFLKWAQGEFSNLRIVPPGNGIIHQVNLEFLSKVIDVREHEGKITAFPEIVIGTDSHTTMADGIGVLAWGVGGLEAEAVMLGEPYFMSVPEVIGVKLIGEVREGVTPTDVVLYITEKLRRKGVVGKFVEFFGPALSNLSVPDRATIGNMSPEYGATVGYFPIDENTLSYLKGTGRDEKIVEEYTKAQGLFYSVEPKYSDVIEINLSDVEPSLAGPRNPDELVPLKKMPEIKVGNRKGKRVSDGSVVIASITSCTNTSNPTVMLGAGILARKAVARGLRSMNYVKTSMAPGSPIVVKYLNEAGLTPYLEALGFHVVGFGCTTCIGNAGPLPNEIENDLKQGIEGYAVISGNRNFEGRINPLLKGTYLASPILVVAYALAGRINIDFEREPLALDPNGNPVYLRDVWPTTKEISTYMNLALNPEYYKEKKDKIFTGDGNWESLKIEGGLTYSWDEKSTYIVEPPWFREVYEFKPIRNARILLVLGDKVTTDHISPAGPIAKDSDAGRYLESKGVKEFNTYGARRGNHEIMLRGGFANPKVKNLMIDREGGYTVHYPDKTVDTIYNVAMRYKNEGVPVVIFAGKQYGSGSSRDWAAKVTYLLGVRAVIAESFERIHRSNLVAMGVIPIEANWKDIDLNGNELVSIELDEIKPRTTVTITITGEKTRTIKGLARIDIGREVEYIKHGNILNYVFNKFL
- a CDS encoding LUD domain-containing protein; the encoded protein is MTWEIAINRTIRNNVPRVYNVLERHPYIKDLALELRKAKLDVINNLEKYVEETVESVKRIGGIPHVVSDSHEAREVVTKIIGERKRIIMGKSMVAYEIGLREHLKRLGKDVWETDLGEFLIQLANEPPSHIIAPAVHMSKERAEELVREALGGLSEDATHEQIVARVREFLRDKFINAEVGITGANAISADTGSVILVENEGNIRFTTVSPSVHIAIAGFEKIVPTLPYAMMEALVQAAYAGLYPPTYVNLTSGPSSTGDIEMKRVSPAHGPKEFHLILLDNGRVKASKDSELSEALLCIRCGRCHLHCPVYRVLDGKWGTPPYSGPMGAMWSYIVYGNANHSLLCTHSGGCKEVCPMKINIPKVLERIKSRAWMQGKEVL
- a CDS encoding (Fe-S)-binding protein, whose translation is MEGVRSLLVESLKKYGMPFPVDSNVCTGWTRDLPKRRETIIFTSCMYQIEPIVPRLTKFSSVAGSLKGLSPLAKLIKPSKTELERAYNILNNIVSALKRKGIDLGYLYEDEPYSGAILLELGLLEEFANHAKAVYNKLKEYGVKRVITVDPHTHNALTRYKEFISFDVDVMNYLEVVSSNKKVEDEYTIHDSCLYSRFLNLRERYRSIISDSGIKLKEDLLITGKETSSCCGGPIAGVNRDLSEEIAKRRASDLNSLSSKLLVLCPICYVTLSPYFKGEIKDLAEVIL